In Populus trichocarpa isolate Nisqually-1 chromosome 7, P.trichocarpa_v4.1, whole genome shotgun sequence, the following proteins share a genomic window:
- the LOC7495521 gene encoding receptor-like protein 11 — translation MGSLKFASCSLVLLITVTGMLVGAESKTFWGDIEVLKEVKSAVDRNSVNPGSCLSSWDFTVDPCDSLFSESFTCGFRCDIVVSESSRVTELSLDQAGYSGSLASISWNLPYLQTLDLSNNFFYGQIPESVSNLTQLSRLGLSRNMFSGEIPTSIGSLSRLEELYLDNNNLQGIIPASFNGLVSLKRLEIQANKLAGEFPELGSLENLSFLDASENAISGNVPLTLPASLVQISMRNNSLLGKLDPRSFKNLALLQVLDLSHNNLSDSVPLPLFTHPSIQQLTLSFNSFTSVQSPPFPSTTVLKSEVIAIDLSNNELRGFLPYFMALMPKLSALSLENNKFSGMIPTQFAIKTVLPGSGLSPFGRLLLGGNYLYGPIPGPLMELQPGFADVRLNDNCLYRCPVSFFFCQGGDQKSHMECKSFSPFIPREMLIN, via the coding sequence ATGGGCTCTCTCAAATTTGCTTCATGTTCTCTAGTTTTGCTCATTACAGTCACTGGGATGTTAGTGGGAGCAGAGTCGAAGACATTTTGGGGTGATATAGAGGTTTTGAAGGAGGTCAAGAGCGCGGTGGACCGAAACTCAGTTAATCCAGGTTCTTGCTTGAGTTCATGGGACTTCACCGTTGACCCGTGTGATAGTTTATTCAGTGAGAGTTTCACTTGTGGGTTCAGGTGTGACATTGTAGTTTCCGAGTCAAGTAGAGTCACTGAGCTCAGTCTTGACCAGGCTGGTTACTCGGGTTCGCTAGCTTCCATTTCTTGGAACCTCCCTTATTTACAAACACTCGAcctttccaataattttttctatggCCAAATCCCCGAGTCTGTATCCAACTTGACTCAACTGAGTCGACTTGGTCTGTCGAGAAACATGTTCTCTGGTGAGATACCCACCTCGATTGGCTCATTAAGTAGACTGGAAGAGCTATATCTGGACAACAACAATCTTCAAGGCATTATTCCTGCAAGTTTCAATGGTCTTGTTAGTTTAAAAAGGCTCGAAATTCAAGCAAACAAGCTAGCTGGTGAGTTTCCCGAGTTGGGTTCTCTTGAAAATCTCTCCTTTTTAGATGCTAGCGAGAATGCCATATCAGGTAATGTCCCATTAACATTACCAGCATCTTTAGTTCAAATCTCAATGAGAAACAATAGCTTACTAGGCAAATTAGACCCTCGAAGCTTCAAAAACTTGGCTCTTTTACAAGTACTTGATTTGAGTCACAACAATCTCAGCGACTCAGTCCCTTTACCTCTCTTCACTCACCCTTCAATTCAACAACTCACTCTCTCATTCAATTCTTTCACGTCCGTACAATCCCCACCATTCCCATCAACCACAGTTCTCAAAAGTGAAGTAATAGCCATTGATTTAAGCAATAATGAACTTCGAGGTTTTCTGCCTTATTTCATGGCTTTAATGCCAAAGCTCTCGGCTTTATCTCttgaaaacaacaaattttCAGGTATGATACCGACCCAATTCGCAATAAAAACAGTTTTACCCGGATCCGGATTGTCTCCATTTGGCAGGCTTTTATTAGGAGGGAATTACTTGTATGGACCTATACCGGGTCCTTTAATGGAGCTCCAACCAGGTTTTGCTGATGTAAGGTTGAATGATAATTGTCTGTACCGTTGTCCtgttagtttctttttttgtcaaggTGGTGACCAAAAATCACATATGGAATGTAAGAGCTTTAGCCCTTTTATCCCACgagaaatgttaattaattaa
- the LOC7495522 gene encoding probable leucine-rich repeat receptor-like protein kinase At1g35710 isoform X2: MEISMHPQTFSLLFFLIFSTLASSKACHPVDKEALLDFKHKITDDPSKLLHSWRVSSDCCTSWEGVACDASGRVVNVSRPGLASDNDFIEDTYMSGTLSPYLGNLSSLQVLDLSNLKDLKGPIPEELGKLSKLTHLFLDTNKLTGSIPFTLRYLSQLEKMYLSDNFISGIVPPSVMKSWTHVSELGLSGNAMSGPIPPTIGKVVMITKLDLHGNNFTGRIPTGFGNLKNLRYLDLSENQITGSIPQSIGGLAALELLYLNQNQLTGRIPSSISGLSSMIFCRISENKLSGSLPPSIGQLSKIQRLILENNKLTGKLPATIGHLTALTDIFFSNNYFTGKIPSSFGNLLNLQTLDLSRNRLSGQLPPQLAKLKSLQTLYLSYNPLGLVRIPNWFQELRVFQLMLANTGIEGELPHWLSSSSISQLDLSGNALTGKLPWWIGNITSLSFLNLSNNGFHSSIPVEFKNLSLLMDLDLHSNKFSGHLNVIFSKEVQDPLGHFNSIDLSYNMFTGPIDDDIGERPAMSSISSLVLSHNTLGGSLPKSIGKMRELQVLKLVNTGLSGMIPEELGDAKELSTILLSRNKLTGAIPEIVLNLKELKQFDVSSNRLRGRIPPHKAIIPASAFKNNPGLCGTPLPPCKHF, from the coding sequence ATGGAGATTTCAATGCACCCCCAAACCTTCTCACTTCTGTTCTTTCTCATCTTCTCTACATTAGCCTCTTCTAAGGCATGCCACCCAGTTGATAAAGAAGCATTACTTgatttcaaacacaaaatcacAGATGACCCATCAAAACTGTTGCATTCTTGGAGAGTTTCCTCTGATTGCTGCACTTCTTGGGAAGGTGTTGCTTGTGATGCCTCAGGCAGAGTTGTCAATGTATCTCGTCCTGGTCTTGCGTCAGACAATGACTTCATTGAGGACACATACATGTCAGGAACTTTATCTCCTTATTTGGGAAACTTGTCCAGTCTTCAAGTTTTAGACCTGAGTAATCTCAAGGACTTGAAGGGACCAATACCAGAAGAACTTGGCAAGTTGTCAAAGCTCACACATCTCTTTCTTGATACAAACAAGCTCACTGGATCAATACCATTTACATTAAGGTACTTATCTCAGCTGGAAAAGATGTATCTTAGTGACAATTTTATATCTGGTATTGTTCCTCCATCTGTTATGAAATCCTGGACACATGTCTCTGAACTTGGTTTATCAGGAAATGCTATGTCGGGGCCAATTCCTCCAACAATTGGCAAGGTGGTTATGATAACTAAGCTTGATTTACATGGTAACAACTTTACTGGTAGAATTCCTACAGGCTTTGGCAATCTTAAGAATCTCAGATATCTTGATCTATCTGAAAATCAGATAACTGGAAGCATCCCACAGTCCATTGGTGGACTTGCTGCATTGGAACTACTATATCTCAATCAAAATCAGCTCACAGGAAGGATACCATCTTCGATATCTGGACTTAGTTCTATGATATTCTGTCGTATATCAGAAAACAAGTTATCTGGCAGTTTACCACCATCAATTGGCCAGCTCTCAAAGATTCAAAGGCTAATCCTTGAGAATAACAAGCTCACTGGAAAACTACCAGCAACCATTGGTCATCTAACAGCTCTTActgatatatttttctctaacaaCTATTTTACAGGAAAGATCCCTTCAAGTTTTGGAAATTTACTCAACCTTCAAACACTTGATTTATCAAGAAACCGACTCTCCGGCCAGCTTCCTCCTCAGCTAGCTAAGTTGAAGAGCTTACAGACTTTATATCTTTCATATAATCCGTTAGGACTTGTTAGAATACCAAACTGGTTCCAGGAATTAAGAGTCTTCCAGCTTATGTTGGCAAATACTGGGATTGAAGGGGAACTTCCTCACTGGctatcttcatcatcaatatcaCAACTTGACTTGTCAGGAAACGCATTAACAGGAAAGCTGCCTTGGTGGATTGGTAACATTACTAGCCTTTCATTTCTCAACTTATCAAATAATGGATTTCACTCATCCATCCCAGTTGAATTCAAGAACCTTTCACTTCTGATGGATCTTGATCTTCACTCCAACAAGTTCAGTGGCCACTTAAATGTAATATTCTCTAAAGAAGTCCAAGACCCACTAGGCCATTTTAACTCCATTGATCTTTCCTACAATATGTTCACTGGTCCAATTGATGATGACATAGGAGAGAGACCAGCAATGTCTTCTATTAGTTCATTGGTTCTATCACACAACACACTGGGAGGATCACTACCAAAGTCAATTGGGAAAATGAGAGAATTGCAGGTTTTGAAGCTAGTGAATACTGGGCTGTCTGGGATGATACCCGAGGAGCTTGGCGATGCCAAAGAGTTGTCCACAATTTTACTTTCAAGAAATAAGCTGACTGGTGCTATTCCAGAGATTGTTCTAAATCTGAAGGAGCTAAAGCAATTTGATGTGTCTAGTAACAGACTAAGAGGCAGGATTCCTCCTCACAAAGCCATAATTCCTGCGTCTGCATTCAAGAACAATCCTGGTTTGTGTGGAACTCCACTTCCACCTTGCAAGCACTTCTAA
- the LOC7495522 gene encoding probable leucine-rich repeat receptor-like protein kinase At1g35710 isoform X1, with product MEISMHPQTFSLLFFLIFSTLASSKACHPVDKEALLDFKHKITDDPSKLLHSWRVSSDCCTSWEGVACDASGRVVNVSRPGLASDNDFIEDTYMSGTLSPYLGNLSSLQVLDLSNLKDLKGPIPEELGKLSKLTHLFLDTNKLTGSIPFTLRYLSQLEKMYLSDNFISGIVPPSVMKSWTHVSELGLSGNAMSGPIPPTIGKVVMITKLDLHGNNFTGRIPTGFGNLKNLRYLDLSENQITGSIPQSIGGLAALELLYLNQNQLTGRIPSSISGLSSMIFCRISENKLSGSLPPSIGQLSKIQRLILENNKLTGKLPATIGHLTALTDIFFSNNYFTGKIPSSFGNLLNLQTLDLSRNRLSGQLPPQLAKLKSLQTLYLSYNPLGLVRIPNWFQELRVFQLMLANTGIEGELPHWLSSSSISQLDLSGNALTGKLPWWIGNITSLSFLNLSNNGFHSSIPVEFKNLSLLMDLDLHSNKFSGHLNVIFSKEVQDPLGHFNSIDLSYNMFTGPIDDDIGERPAMSSISSLVLSHNTLGGSLPKSIGKMRELQVLKLVNTGLSGMIPEELGDAKELSTILLSRNKLTGAIPEIVLNLKELKQFDVSSNRLRGRIPPHKAIIPASAFKNNPVTMTGLRNHFCGAWRAC from the exons ATGGAGATTTCAATGCACCCCCAAACCTTCTCACTTCTGTTCTTTCTCATCTTCTCTACATTAGCCTCTTCTAAGGCATGCCACCCAGTTGATAAAGAAGCATTACTTgatttcaaacacaaaatcacAGATGACCCATCAAAACTGTTGCATTCTTGGAGAGTTTCCTCTGATTGCTGCACTTCTTGGGAAGGTGTTGCTTGTGATGCCTCAGGCAGAGTTGTCAATGTATCTCGTCCTGGTCTTGCGTCAGACAATGACTTCATTGAGGACACATACATGTCAGGAACTTTATCTCCTTATTTGGGAAACTTGTCCAGTCTTCAAGTTTTAGACCTGAGTAATCTCAAGGACTTGAAGGGACCAATACCAGAAGAACTTGGCAAGTTGTCAAAGCTCACACATCTCTTTCTTGATACAAACAAGCTCACTGGATCAATACCATTTACATTAAGGTACTTATCTCAGCTGGAAAAGATGTATCTTAGTGACAATTTTATATCTGGTATTGTTCCTCCATCTGTTATGAAATCCTGGACACATGTCTCTGAACTTGGTTTATCAGGAAATGCTATGTCGGGGCCAATTCCTCCAACAATTGGCAAGGTGGTTATGATAACTAAGCTTGATTTACATGGTAACAACTTTACTGGTAGAATTCCTACAGGCTTTGGCAATCTTAAGAATCTCAGATATCTTGATCTATCTGAAAATCAGATAACTGGAAGCATCCCACAGTCCATTGGTGGACTTGCTGCATTGGAACTACTATATCTCAATCAAAATCAGCTCACAGGAAGGATACCATCTTCGATATCTGGACTTAGTTCTATGATATTCTGTCGTATATCAGAAAACAAGTTATCTGGCAGTTTACCACCATCAATTGGCCAGCTCTCAAAGATTCAAAGGCTAATCCTTGAGAATAACAAGCTCACTGGAAAACTACCAGCAACCATTGGTCATCTAACAGCTCTTActgatatatttttctctaacaaCTATTTTACAGGAAAGATCCCTTCAAGTTTTGGAAATTTACTCAACCTTCAAACACTTGATTTATCAAGAAACCGACTCTCCGGCCAGCTTCCTCCTCAGCTAGCTAAGTTGAAGAGCTTACAGACTTTATATCTTTCATATAATCCGTTAGGACTTGTTAGAATACCAAACTGGTTCCAGGAATTAAGAGTCTTCCAGCTTATGTTGGCAAATACTGGGATTGAAGGGGAACTTCCTCACTGGctatcttcatcatcaatatcaCAACTTGACTTGTCAGGAAACGCATTAACAGGAAAGCTGCCTTGGTGGATTGGTAACATTACTAGCCTTTCATTTCTCAACTTATCAAATAATGGATTTCACTCATCCATCCCAGTTGAATTCAAGAACCTTTCACTTCTGATGGATCTTGATCTTCACTCCAACAAGTTCAGTGGCCACTTAAATGTAATATTCTCTAAAGAAGTCCAAGACCCACTAGGCCATTTTAACTCCATTGATCTTTCCTACAATATGTTCACTGGTCCAATTGATGATGACATAGGAGAGAGACCAGCAATGTCTTCTATTAGTTCATTGGTTCTATCACACAACACACTGGGAGGATCACTACCAAAGTCAATTGGGAAAATGAGAGAATTGCAGGTTTTGAAGCTAGTGAATACTGGGCTGTCTGGGATGATACCCGAGGAGCTTGGCGATGCCAAAGAGTTGTCCACAATTTTACTTTCAAGAAATAAGCTGACTGGTGCTATTCCAGAGATTGTTCTAAATCTGAAGGAGCTAAAGCAATTTGATGTGTCTAGTAACAGACTAAGAGGCAGGATTCCTCCTCACAAAGCCATAATTCCTGCGTCTGCATTCAAGAACAATCCTG TGACAATGACTGGACTGAGAAACCATTTCTGTGGAGCCTGGCGTGCTTGCTAA